The proteins below are encoded in one region of Eulemur rufifrons isolate Redbay chromosome 2, OSU_ERuf_1, whole genome shotgun sequence:
- the PCLAF gene encoding PCNA-associated factor isoform X1: MVRTKADSVPGTYRKVVASRAPRKVFGSSTSATNSASISSRKAENKYAGGNPVCVRPTPKWQKGIGEFFRLSSKDSGKENRIPEEAGSSGLGKAKRKACPLQPDRTDDEKE; this comes from the exons ATGGTGCGGACTAAAGCGGACAGCGTCCCAGGCACCTACAGAAAAG TGGTGGCTTCTCGAGCCCCTAGGAAGGTGTTTGgttcctccacctctgccactaATTCTGCGTCGATTTCATCGAGGAAAG CTGAAAACAAGTATGCGGGAGGGAATCCAGTTTGTGTGCGCCCAACTCCCAAGTGGCAAAAAGGAATTGGAGAATTCTTCAGGCTGTCTTCTAAAGATTCTGGGAAAGAGAATCGCATTCCTGAAGAGGCAGGAAGCAGTGGTTtaggaaaagcaaagagaaa AGCATGTCCTTTGCAACCTGATCGCACAGATGACGAAAAAGAATAG
- the PCLAF gene encoding PCNA-associated factor isoform X2, translated as MVRTKADSVPGTYRKVVASRAPRKVFGSSTSATNSASISSRKEHVLCNLIAQMTKKNRTFLFIFE; from the exons ATGGTGCGGACTAAAGCGGACAGCGTCCCAGGCACCTACAGAAAAG TGGTGGCTTCTCGAGCCCCTAGGAAGGTGTTTGgttcctccacctctgccactaATTCTGCGTCGATTTCATCGAGGAAAG AGCATGTCCTTTGCAACCTGATCGCACAGATGACGAAAAAGAATAGAactttcttattcatctttgaataA